From a single Lolium rigidum isolate FL_2022 chromosome 7, APGP_CSIRO_Lrig_0.1, whole genome shotgun sequence genomic region:
- the LOC124678285 gene encoding uncharacterized protein LOC124678285 yields MDSSAAAPMSKNRPCGKLEARALKDRQSVVLVVLFRQNGRASLGSGFVIRSDKQANQSIILSCDHILGRVAATDRLYVRTMVAEGIEELPASIIYQNFAMDVSILRVPGLLSVPPLHFAPNCLPGDHVMAVGYGHPIALDPNSPDTPFAGFNITRMPATSPGFVRPVGTIYKTTFNDVKLNHVSLDCVVIDGMSGGAVLSLNGVIGLIVSSRRGESFAVSCDTILQVLKHSIGLDLRVPMTMEQVINLIR; encoded by the exons ATGGATTCATCGGCCGCAGCACC TATGTCGAAGAACAGGCCCTGCGGGAAACTTGAGGCCAGAGCATTGAAGGATAGGCAGAGTGTTGTCTTAGTCGTTCTGTTTAGACAAAACGGGAGAGCCAGTTTAGGGTCCGGTTTTGTAATCAGAAGTGATAAACAGGCAAATCAGTCTATTATCCTGAGTTGTGATCACATTCTGGGCAGAGTGGCGGCTACGGATAGGCTGTATGTAAGAACAATGGTGGCGGAGGGCATTGAGGAGCTACCTGCGAGCATTATATACCAAAATTTTGCCATGGATGTGTCTATACTTAGAGTTCCAGGATTACTGAGTGTGCCCCCACTACATTTTGCTCCTAACTGCCTCCCAGGAGATCATGTCATGGCGGTTGGTTATGGCCACCCGATCGCTTTGGACCCAAATTCACCAGACACGCCCTTTGCTGGTTTCAACATTACCAGGATGCCTGCTACATCCCCAGGGTTTGTCAG GCCcgtgggaacaatttacaagacgACTTTCAATGACGTCAAACTTAACCACGTATCTCTAGACTGTGTGGTAATAGATGGTATGTCTGGTGGTGCTGTCCTATCATTGAATGGTGTTATCGGGCTTATCGTTTCAAGTCGACGCGGCGAAAGTTTTGCTGTTTCCTGTGATACAATTCTGCAG GTCTTGAAACACAGCATTGGTCTCGATCTCCGT gTTCCTATGACTATGGAGCAAGTGATTAATTTGATCAGATGA